In Chlorogloeopsis sp. ULAP01, the following proteins share a genomic window:
- a CDS encoding aspartate/glutamate racemase family protein, whose translation MKTIGLVGGVSWESSAEYYRLINQEVKAKLGVEHSAELLMYSLNFHPIIQLEHEERWDDIADLLINVVQKIEQAGADFFLIASNTLHKVASAVQNNVGIPLVHIADATAEKIVESGVSSVGLLGTRFVMEQDFYKERFASYGISVVVPSPESMNYIHHVIYKELCLGKIRETSRQKLLSIIDNLQEAGATAIVLGNTELPLLIRPQDTIAKLFDTMLLHVQKAVAMALEVT comes from the coding sequence GTGAAAACTATTGGGTTAGTTGGCGGCGTCAGTTGGGAATCGTCTGCCGAATACTATCGCCTGATCAACCAGGAAGTAAAAGCAAAGTTGGGTGTTGAACACTCTGCTGAACTTTTAATGTATAGCCTAAACTTTCATCCCATCATTCAACTTGAACATGAGGAAAGATGGGATGATATAGCAGATTTACTGATAAATGTTGTTCAAAAGATTGAGCAAGCAGGAGCAGATTTTTTCCTAATAGCTTCTAATACATTGCACAAGGTAGCATCAGCAGTACAAAATAATGTTGGAATTCCCTTAGTACACATTGCAGATGCTACGGCTGAAAAGATTGTAGAGTCAGGTGTTTCTTCTGTAGGACTGCTCGGTACACGCTTCGTGATGGAGCAAGACTTTTACAAGGAACGTTTTGCATCCTATGGCATTAGTGTAGTAGTTCCTAGTCCTGAGTCAATGAATTATATTCATCACGTCATCTATAAAGAACTTTGCTTAGGAAAGATACGTGAAACTTCTCGACAAAAGCTGTTGAGTATTATTGACAATTTGCAGGAGGCAGGAGCAACAGCGATTGTCTTGGGTAATACAGAACTGCCACTCTTAATTCGTCCACAAGATACGATCGCAAAATTATTTGACACTATGTTACTTCACGTCCAGAAAGCAGTAGCTATGGCACTGGAAGTTACTTAA